Part of the Oerskovia paurometabola genome is shown below.
GGCTGCTGCTGCAGCCCGAGGCGCTCGAGGGCGACTCGTTGCTCAAGACCTCCCTGCCCAGGGTCTCCCGTGCGGAGTTCCCCCCTGGCCGGGGCTACTACATCGCGCGCGGCAGCACCACCCGGGTACAGGTCCCGATGGGCTGACGCGCGCGTGGGGAGTTCTCCCCATACCCATGCGACCGCACCTTCGGTACGGTTGCGACGACAACGGGCCGCGAGGCCGACGATGGATCAAGAGAGCGGGAATCGACATGGCGAACGTCAACGTCACCTACAGCGAGATGCGGGACGCAGCGGGCCGTCTGGAGATCGGCAAGGGGCACCTCGACGAGATCCTCGCGGATCTGATGAAGCAGGTCACGGCGCTCGTCTCGTCCGGCTTCGTGACGGACCAGGCCTCGACGCAGTTCATGGCCTCCTACGACCAGTTCAACCTCGGCGCGAAGAACGCGGTCGAGGGGCTCGTCGAGAT
Proteins encoded:
- a CDS encoding WXG100 family type VII secretion target gives rise to the protein MANVNVTYSEMRDAAGRLEIGKGHLDEILADLMKQVTALVSSGFVTDQASTQFMASYDQFNLGAKNAVEGLVEMHTFLARAADSMEELDARLGSAIAR